The region AGCATCAATCTGAAAGGCCTGGGCAAGAACATCATCAGGAACAGTTGGTGTTGAACCAAACAGTGCTGAAGCAATTGAGAAAGTACCAGGAAGTTGACTGTTAAAAGCAGAAATCACAGAAGCAGCTTTATCTCCATTGTTCTTCTGATAATGCACCAAACCTTTTGGGAAAACAAAGACTTCACCCTTTTTGATGGACTTAGAAATGAGTTTGTCTGATGTAGTGATAAAACCAACATCTAATTCACCTTCTAACACAAAAACAATCTCGGTGGCACGAGGGTGTGTGTGTGGCGGGTTAAGTCCTTTAGGTTTGTAGTCTATTCTTGACAAAGATACTCCTAATGTGTTAAGCCCTGGAATTTTGTCAACATTGGCTGGAGTAACCAAAGATCCCACCGTGTTGTTGATAGCTTTAGGACTCGCTAAACCGTCGAAAAAGAAATCAGCCGCTGTTACATTTGCCTCCGCCTTGCATGCAAATCCATTAACCTTAACACCTGTACATAACATAAACCATATACTGTTATGAAAGTTTCTATAGCTGTCTCAAACAATATCATAAGTGTTTAACATGCATTACCTGAAGAGGGAAGAGCTACACAAAGGTCTTGAAGTGTGTCAGGATCAGAAGCCAATGTAAATGAAATGGCACAGCATAAAATCACCAAAATTGACCAATTTGTTGGTGACATGGCTATTAACTAATCAATTAATGCTTTGATGAACAATGAATGGAGACAGAAAAGTGCTGATTATATATATGGCTGGAGAGAAGAGAGGAAAGTCTTGAGTTGGATGGTGAGAAATATGGCATAAGGTTCTCTTTATATATGTCATAAGACAGTGGTTACTATTGGCAGAGTAGATGAACCAAATGTGATGGTAAAATCCTTCAACTTAAATTCAAAGCAATTCAGTAAAAAAGGCTTTACTAGAAAGATAGTAACTAGTAAATCAGTATATAGGTAATTAGTTTGTTGGTTGCTGGGAAAATGTGAACATTGACAGTTCAATGAAAAGAGGTTTGGTGAGAGATGTAATGAGAAGTGATAATTAAGCAGATCTAAATTAGACCAATCATGCAAAGTTGTAGTAGTAATCAACTCTAGAACTTACCAATCATGCAAATTAGGCAATAATGATTAAAAAAAAAAGTATGTAAAGAGAATTGGCTAGAAAGTTTAGCACCAAATACCAAATCTCAGCAACCTTTGACAATGAATGGATGCAGCACCCACCGCTTCAGTTTCAATGTTATGCTTCTAGATAGATTTTGAGCGCAACCAGGAGTTCTTTTTATTTATTCACCAAATATCATACAAGTTAAATAACTTTATCAAATTAGTCCCTTTTTTTTTTAGTTTTACCAATCATTGTTACATTATAAATTTTTAAAAGATCTAATTATGAAAGTGGGATTTAGTCCAATCCGTTGAAGATATAAAATGTTCAATAATTTttggagatgtatctccgaaCACATCATTTGTATCACTGAACGACGCATCAAATAAGTGTCATTccatttaaaaataaaattttgtttcAGAGATGTATCTTCAGACATATCAATTCAGTATATTATTCATTGAGCATCCCAATGGAGTTTGCGAAAATGCATCTTCGAAGTTTTGAAGCGGCAAATTGAAAACATGTCATCTTTGCATGTTAGGCATTTTCGGAGATGCATTTCCGGAAATATCAAACATAATATTAATAAAACAAGCACCTGTATGATCAGACCAAAACCCTTTTTTTTCTCTAAAAACTATTTCCAAAAGCCATTCTATTCTCAATCATGATTTTCACTCAAAAACTTCATACTTTGTAGGTATCACATAACAAAGAATGTGAGAAGTCGGGTTAAATCTGCGGTAGGGACGAGACATATCAAAGTCGAAGATGGAAAAATGGTCAAGGTGGGCGTGATAGTGAAAAAATAATAGATGCATGAAATGTTATAATAAATTCTTCTACAAAAAAGTTATATGTCGATGTTATTATACATTCCAGGAAGGTGTGTGAGAAATATCCAGATTTATTAAAATATGTTGAAAGTACAATTTTGGACCAGATGAAGGAGAAGATTGtttgtgtaacacccttctaaaataccccaataattaattaaaacaacaaatataaatcagagtagatatgcaattaagggtgtcacacttgacacttcacaccattcaccaaaatagtttgtcatgctcatttattaatcaaaataaaatattgcacaattcgcagcggatatgcaaaccatgtaacacattacatgtaaaatcattcaacaaccaaatgaaaataaggtaagacatcccgtcccgatgttacatataccagagcatgacccactaaggaactacactagactccaagcactagcttctactcaatcactgctcgttacctgaaacatagttgtaagggtgagttcctcaatcgatataataagcattataaaatatcatgtaatgctaagtaaattaacacatttcatcaccctaatcagatcacacattcagcaacgacaacatcaactcaaaatcatactcaacacaaacacaaaacacacgtataatattggaatacatccattcatattatacgccatacatacattatgcaatgagactccatgcatgcggtaccgactattcgtgaacacatagttcaacctcaccgatcaaacccagatacggctaccaagctcactagtcccactcatttgagacctagtgactcactcactaattcctcaccatgggaattagctaccaccataaaggccatgctatacacgctaaatcacctagcatgcaaacatcaacaacaatccaagatagacatatgctcacactctaagccataaacagtccattcacaattgcatacataacagatacattcacagcattatgcataccatcatacatcatcagcatgtttatcacagaatcatatcatatcatgccaattaataaatcacagtattagcacactctactaatacctatactgctcaaaacaatgggaaatgatccctactatatcatacatcagctaaattacatcactcagctgaaacgaccaaaaactgcacaacaacagctcagaaaaatccaacttctgcccatacgcgtatgcctatgcccatacgcgtatgacccATTTCCTAGCcaatccatacgcgtattgcctgtctcatacgcgtatccTACGCGTACCacctctcccatacgcgtactaacagagacaaaactacgttagaatcatcatcttcttcatccatacgcgtatggcctcaccccatacgcgtaccactcacatGCTACGCGTAatacacgcgtatggcgcgtatcagcgccaATCTCCTCCCCTCcaagccatctcatacgcgtatggcctagtgtcatacgcgtatgaccagaaaccaatttccagatctgctatgggttttctctgctacgagatttctcaatcccaaccttccacagtccaatttttacacaacattcgttcatattatctaatacagatcatacccattcaatttcatAATTTCTAACCTcattacatctaattcctacgaattttcttcaattataacccatatctcattcatccataagttcaccattttcagcatgcatcatcctaattagagtcgattcaatggtttattactacccattacatgttaacccataatacccattaaacgacgataaaccccctttacctgagtaaatccggcgaatcctttagcttcaagcttttcccttcttcaacccttgttctcctgctcttcctctttgcccttttctcactttctgccgcttctctggttttcacgtgaaaaaaaccctttttaccaaaatgggactttttattgATTCCAgctttatattccaataataatccaattatttaattaaattaataaatatactattaacttaaattaaataattatcatatttttatcggggtgttacaactctcccccactaaaagagttttcgtcctcgaaaacatacctcaagcgaataactctggataagactccttcatctgagtctcaagttcccaagtcacattgccacctgctggtcctccccaagctacctttaccaagacaatctctttaccccgcaactgcttcaactctcgatcctcgatcctcataggtgatgtttcaacagtcaggttatctctcacctgtacatcatctacttggaccacatgcgacggatcaggaatgtacctcctcaactgagacacatgaaaaacctcatgcaaattcgcaagtgacggcggtaaggcgatacgataggctacctcccctatcctctccaaaatctgataaggaccaataaatcgaggtgtcaacttcttcgacttcaaagctcgaccaaccccagttatcggagtaacacgaagaaacacatgatctccctcttgaaactcaagtgacttcctcctcttgtcgtgataactcttctgacgactctgagcaatcctcatcttctcctgaatcatcttaatcttttccgtagtttgttgaacaatctccggtccaaccacaacactctcaccggactcataccaacataaaggtgtccgacatctcctaccatacaaagcttcaaacggtgccataccaatgctcgaatgaaaactattgttgtaggtaaactcaatcaaaggtaaataacaatcccaagcacctcccttttccaaaacacaagccctcaaaagatcctccagtgactgaatcgtcctctcagtctgaccatcagtctgcgggtgatatgcagaactcaatctcagcttagttcccaaagccctctgcaaaccttcccagaacttcgatgtaaatctaggatctctgtccgaaacaatacttgacggaataccatgcaaacttacaattttctcaatatacaactcaactaatctctctaacggataatccattctgatcggaatgaaatgagccgattttgtcaatctgtcaacgattacccaaatagcttcaaaattcttaattgtccttggtaaaccagaaacaaaatccatactgatacaatcccacttccactctggaatagccaacggttgcattagtccagacggcttctgatgctcaatctttgacttctgacaagtcaaacaagaataaacaaaactcgcaatttcccttttcattcccggccaccaaaataactttttcaaatcatgatacatcttcgtagccccaggatgaatactcaggctactacgatgtccttcctcaagaatactcttcttaagttcggtaacatccggaatacacacccgattaccaaatttcaaaacaccattctcatcaactttgaattcaccaccttgaccttgattcactagagtcaacttatcaaccaaaagcacatcggatttctgaccctctctaatctcatccagaatgccactagttaacttcaacattcccaatttaacactattgtgagtactctcacacaccaaactcaagtctctaaactgctcaattaaatccaattccttaaccattaacatagacatatgctatcatttccgactc is a window of Lathyrus oleraceus cultivar Zhongwan6 chromosome 6, CAAS_Psat_ZW6_1.0, whole genome shotgun sequence DNA encoding:
- the LOC127091470 gene encoding germin-like protein subfamily 2 member 4, giving the protein MSPTNWSILVILCCAISFTLASDPDTLQDLCVALPSSGVKVNGFACKAEANVTAADFFFDGLASPKAINNTVGSLVTPANVDKIPGLNTLGVSLSRIDYKPKGLNPPHTHPRATEIVFVLEGELDVGFITTSDKLISKSIKKGEVFVFPKGLVHYQKNNGDKAASVISAFNSQLPGTFSIASALFGSTPTVPDDVLAQAFQIDAKQVGEIKTKHAPKKT